One window of Felis catus isolate Fca126 chromosome D4, F.catus_Fca126_mat1.0, whole genome shotgun sequence genomic DNA carries:
- the EQTN gene encoding equatorin isoform X4, translating into MNFILYIFVSGVFSSQLPNMTSHNDESGDMMLSEMMLPEKQGKQALENKEPPENKEPLENKELMENKEPLENKEPPENKEPLENKEPPEYKPPENKDPPENKPPENKVDTPANEKNGNYYKDIKQYVFTTQNVNGSQSEISVRATTDLQFALRNYKLLNETTTSFPGKATSEEHATEPPQKQYRRRTNRPNEPAFWTMLAKALNATPTAEELEEKDQLFHPIPYSDLNAINEDNMTQLQEIKLKLMLGISLMTLFLFVIILAISSALLYKVKTMSYKSPVLTEYSVNPELATLSYFHPSEGVSDTSFSKSADSSTFWGTTSSELKKEDTLSKSRTTDMISTASDDTGMNDESDLIQSEEPSEETPTD; encoded by the exons AtgaattttatattgtatatttttgtatctggGGTTTTTTCCTCACAGCTCCCCAATATGACTTCCCATAATGATG AGTCTGGGGACATGATGTTATCGGAAATGATGCTACCTGAAAAACAAGGTAAACAGGCACTAGAAAATAAGGAACCACCGGAAAATAAGGAACCGCTGGAAAACAAGGAACTGATGGAAAATAAGGAACCGCTGGAAAACAAGGAACCACCAGAAAATAAGGAACCGCTAGAAAATAAGGAACCTCCAGAATATAAACCACCGGAAAATAAGGACCCACCAGAAAATAAGCCACCGGAAAATAAGGTGGATACTCCTGCTAATGAGAAGAATGGCAattattataaagatataaaacaat ATGTGTTCACAACGCAAAATGTAAATGGCAGCCAGTCTGAAATATCTGTGAGAGCAACAACCGATTTGCAATTTGCTCTAAGAAACT ATAAACTCCTCAATGAAACAACTACATCATTTCCTGGGAAAGCCACCAGTGAAGAACATGCTACTGAACCCCCTCAAAAACAATATCGAA gaCGAACCAACCGTCCAAATGAGCCTGCATTTTGGACAATGTTAGCTAAAG CTTTAAATGCAACACCAACAGCTGAGGAGCTTGAGGAAAAAGATCAATTATTTCACCCAATTCCAT aCTCTGATTTGAATGCCATAAATGAAGATAACATGACACAGCTACAGGAAATCAAGTTAAAATTAATGCTGGGCATCTCCCTGATGACCCTCTTCCTTTTTGTCATCATCTTGGCCATCAGCAGTGCCTTGCTGTACAAGGTGAAGACAATGAG ttataaaaGTCCAGTTCTAACCGAATACTCCGTCAACCCAGAGCTGGCAACTCTGTCTTACTTCCACCCGTCAGAAGGTGTATCAGACACATCTTTTTCTAAGAGTGCTGACAGCAGCACATTTTGGGGTACTACATCTTCGGAattgaaaaaagaagacacattGTCAAAATCTAGAACAACGGACATGATTTCCACAGCCTCAGATGATACAGGCATGAATGATGAGTCAGATTTAATTCAGAGTGAGGAACCAAGTGAAGAAACTCCCACAGATTGA
- the EQTN gene encoding equatorin isoform X3 — protein sequence MNFILYIFVSGVFSSQLPNMTSHNDGEKSGDMMLSEMMLPEKQGKQALENKEPPENKEPLENKELMENKEPLENKEPPENKEPLENKEPPEYKPPENKDPPENKPPENKVDTPANEKNGNYYKDIKQYVFTTQNVNGSQSEISVRATTDLQFALRNYKLLNETTTSFPGKATSEEHATEPPQKQYRRRTNRPNEPAFWTMLAKALNATPTAEELEEKDQLFHPIPYSDLNAINEDNMTQLQEIKLKLMLGISLMTLFLFVIILAISSALLYKVKTMSYKSPVLTEYSVNPELATLSYFHPSEGVSDTSFSKSADSSTFWGTTSSELKKEDTLSKSRTTDMISTASDDTGMNDESDLIQSEEPSEETPTD from the exons AtgaattttatattgtatatttttgtatctggGGTTTTTTCCTCACAGCTCCCCAATATGACTTCCCATAATGATGGTGAGA AGTCTGGGGACATGATGTTATCGGAAATGATGCTACCTGAAAAACAAGGTAAACAGGCACTAGAAAATAAGGAACCACCGGAAAATAAGGAACCGCTGGAAAACAAGGAACTGATGGAAAATAAGGAACCGCTGGAAAACAAGGAACCACCAGAAAATAAGGAACCGCTAGAAAATAAGGAACCTCCAGAATATAAACCACCGGAAAATAAGGACCCACCAGAAAATAAGCCACCGGAAAATAAGGTGGATACTCCTGCTAATGAGAAGAATGGCAattattataaagatataaaacaat ATGTGTTCACAACGCAAAATGTAAATGGCAGCCAGTCTGAAATATCTGTGAGAGCAACAACCGATTTGCAATTTGCTCTAAGAAACT ATAAACTCCTCAATGAAACAACTACATCATTTCCTGGGAAAGCCACCAGTGAAGAACATGCTACTGAACCCCCTCAAAAACAATATCGAA gaCGAACCAACCGTCCAAATGAGCCTGCATTTTGGACAATGTTAGCTAAAG CTTTAAATGCAACACCAACAGCTGAGGAGCTTGAGGAAAAAGATCAATTATTTCACCCAATTCCAT aCTCTGATTTGAATGCCATAAATGAAGATAACATGACACAGCTACAGGAAATCAAGTTAAAATTAATGCTGGGCATCTCCCTGATGACCCTCTTCCTTTTTGTCATCATCTTGGCCATCAGCAGTGCCTTGCTGTACAAGGTGAAGACAATGAG ttataaaaGTCCAGTTCTAACCGAATACTCCGTCAACCCAGAGCTGGCAACTCTGTCTTACTTCCACCCGTCAGAAGGTGTATCAGACACATCTTTTTCTAAGAGTGCTGACAGCAGCACATTTTGGGGTACTACATCTTCGGAattgaaaaaagaagacacattGTCAAAATCTAGAACAACGGACATGATTTCCACAGCCTCAGATGATACAGGCATGAATGATGAGTCAGATTTAATTCAGAGTGAGGAACCAAGTGAAGAAACTCCCACAGATTGA